The following proteins come from a genomic window of Carassius auratus strain Wakin unplaced genomic scaffold, ASM336829v1 scaf_tig00215128, whole genome shotgun sequence:
- the LOC113093751 gene encoding uncharacterized protein LOC113093751, whose translation MLIKVQLGGKKKYIKLEEVCFSDFLSAVQQKFMISENTTLKVTDDQGIEVDEDVFPELATTKEMCFIIHTDDELLFAETSKNSVDFSDLTEFGASSNQTEYVTLTTCDLTVLQQGVVEGPSSPSLTDTLSVSSRLSSSDSGSQMLQPLTDSFSARNNIKQILTSKTAGMTVIKEYEDTGSLKDSTRRLMVNIIVAHMHEKEGRTVSKATKEFHALGIVSLFPSLKDPYSKKGYEHFYDIQSNKGFLEWRIKTVQRKSRTTSASQSRVELKGGPTLSRTIGTIDDQRIGDECLEAVSLLNHTTDRDLVFQKMRETFHYRQQILHNPQRSADVLQMFPRFLDIKGLVNIK comes from the exons ATGTTGATAAAAGTGCAACTTGGagggaagaaaaaatatataaaactggaaGAAGTTTGTTTCTCAGATTTTCTTAGTGCAG TCCAACAGAAGTTTATGATATCAGAGAATACAACATTGAAAGTCACAGATGACCAGGGCATAGAGGTGGATGAGGATGTATTCCCAGAACTTGCAACAaccaaagaaatgtgttttatcatCCACACTGATGATG AACTTCTGTTTGCTGAAACATCCAAGAATTCTGTTGACTTCTCAGACCTGACAGAGTTTGGTGCCTCTTCAAATCAGACAGAATATGTTACGCTCACTACTTGTG ATTTGACTGTCCTGCAGCAAGGGGTTGTTGAAGGACCCTCCTCCCCAAGTCTGACAGATACATTGTCTGTCTCAAGCAGATTAAGCAGCAGTGATTCTGGATCTCAAATGCTTCAACCTTTAACGGACAGTTTCAGTgcaagaaat aaTATAAAGCAAATTCTTACTTCAAAGACAGCAGGGATGACTGTGATCAAAGAGTATGAAGACACTGGGAGTTTGAAAGATTCCACAAGGCGGTTAATGGTGAACATAATTGTAGCTCACATGCATGAAAAAGAAGG GAGAACTGTTAGTAAAGCAACAAAGGAGTTCCATGCCCTTGGGATTGTGTCCCTGTTCCCATCTTTGAAAGACCCATACTCTAAAAAAGGATAT GAACATTTCTATGACATTCAGAGCAACAAAGGCTTTCTTGAGTGGCGTATAAAGACCGTGCAACGTAAATCCAGAACCACCTCTGCATCACAGAGCAGAGTGGAGCTGAAAGGAGGTCCCACATTATCAAGAACGATTGGAACTATAGATGACCAGCGAATAGGAGATGAATGTCTGGAAGCTGTGTCTCTCCTCAATCACACAACTGACCGTGACTTAGTGTTCCAGAAGATGAGAGAAACTTTCCACTACCGTCAGCAGATTCTTCACAACCCACAGCGCTCAGCTGATGTACTACAAATGTTTCCTCGTTTCTTGGACATCAAAGGACtggtaaatattaaataa
- the LOC113093753 gene encoding uncharacterized protein LOC113093753 isoform X2, with translation MFGAEVASRFLEKWNTSFKEKVIQEARNLKETALLKQHLKAVLKEGSDTTDDPEWDSDMASLFVLLHLLTPQPAGRKRPKKISVGEATDHLVKFHKSFQSLDDHLLTTEGNPQPYLLASGTSKAQVSTFYIVLDRKVLPCQSCTSLGAFDELFKSHFVFSVKYDDALSSLYTFLQTTVYNIDISTTEETPRVKELRARLLNKH, from the exons ATGTTTGGAGCAGAGGTTGCTTCAAGGTTTCTGGAAAAATGGAACACCAGTTTCAAAGAAAAAGTCATCCAGGAGGCCAGGAACCTTAAAGAGACTGCTCTCCTGAAACAGCATCTGAAAGCTGTACTGAAAGAAGGATCTGATACTACTGATGATCCAG AATGGGACAGTGACATGGCCTCTCTATTTGTCCTGCTTCATCTTCTTACTCCACAACCAGCTGGAAGAAAGCGGCCCAAGAAGATCAGTGTTGGAGAGGCAACAGATCATCTGGTCAAATTTCATAAG tcATTCCAAAGCCTTGATGATCATCTCCTGACAACTGAAGGAAACCCTCAGCCATATCTTCTCGCCTCAGGGACTTCAAAAGCACAGGTTTCCACCTTTTACATTGTCTTGGACAGAAAAGTTCTGCCTTGTCAATCATGTACATCCTTGGGTGCCTTTGATGAGCTGTTCAAGTCCcattttgttttcagtgtgaagTATGATGATGCTCTGTCCAGTCTGTACACATTTTTGCAGACAACTGTGTACAATATCGATATAAGTACAACTGAGGAAACTCCAAGGGTCAAAGAGCTAAGAGCAAGACTGTTGAACAAGCACTAA
- the LOC113093753 gene encoding uncharacterized protein LOC113093753 isoform X1: MLSCFLCTSSFCSALLLFRHLKLIHGMYPGKNLRLKCGQADCCLQFSSYSGFRRHLIKIHSSVGDKCDPHETPSSYESEEQNSHTLNDEIPSTSSQCQNFEAVPSVCTHKKDMCASIIAKLMASGVPNTVVLSTIENLEEFVEDLQSNIKDHVLNLLPGNNPSRPAIEELFKSLDNPFSQLNSDTKWKKYFRDKWGVVDPVELRLGVRYDTRRNNKTGTYEQVPVNDKFIYIPILKTFQFIFRNENICEMMQTCTQSDIYEDFCDGSYFKNHPLFSTNKFALQIQLYYDEFECANPLGSKKGIHKIGCLYFILRNLAPKVNSALMNIHLVSLFHAQDVKKYGIDEILKPLISDLKILETVGIAVPFAEQPVCGTLALITGDNLGMHSILGFLESFSANYFCRFCLIDKSSAQSVFSEDDPSLTLRSPVLNDQHYASLVDDPTLTSSFGIKRKSMLNTLQYFNTGENYAVDIMHDILEGVGQYEIKLLFEYLIEHFISKESLLNRTYAFNYGYMETKNKPTNINLDCGGHGIGLNASQTLCLVTNIPLIFGDLVPDDDLHWRLLLLLLNIINIVFSYSITEGMTVYLKHLIIEHHKLFKELFPLKNLLPKHHFMVHYPRCIRKIGPLIHIWTMRFEAKHKFFKDSVKNFKNLTVSLANKHQFAVAYHWECLSLKTVESGPVKMCSLETLEFSENITESLHVDSQATVNLTKWVRCCGVEYRVGLFVCTGTDENMPVFSKITSIILHNGKVIFVLIEHETFFHDHFHAFQVSENLPRKVLVIERERLRHFKSFDAQMSYGCDSQFYVVSESCII; encoded by the coding sequence ATGTTAAGTTGTTTCCTCTGCACTTCATCCTTTTGTTCAGCTTTGCTTTTGTTCAGGCACCTCAAACTAATTCATGGAATGTATCCTGGGAAAAATCTAAGACTGAAATGTGGTCAAGCAGATTGTTGCTTGCAGTTCTCTAGTTATTCTGGATTTAGGAGACATCTCATTAAGATACATTCTTCAGTTGGTGACAAATGTGACCCTCATGAGACCCCTTCCAGTTATGAAAGTGAAGAACAAAATTCTCATACCTTAAATGATGAAATACCTTCTACTTCATCCCAGTGCCAAAATTTTGAAGCAGTCCCTTCAGTATGTACTCACAAGAAAGATATGTGTGCGTCCATTATAGCAAAACTTATGGCAAGTGGTGTACCAAATACTGTAGTTCTTTCGACAATTGAAAATTTGGAGGAATTTGTTGAAGATTTGCAGTCAAATATTAAGGACCATGTCTTAAACTTACTACCAGGTAACAATCCATCAAGACCAGCCATAGAAgagttatttaaaagtttggacaACCCTTTCAGCCAATTGAACTCCGATACCAAATGGAAAAAGTATTTCAGAGACAAATGGGGAGTAGTAGACCCAGTTGAACTGCGCCTTGGTGTTAGGTATGACACCAGACGAAATAACAAAACTGGAACTTATGAACAAGTTCCCGTTAATGATAAATTCATATATATTCCAATTTTGAAAACATTCCAGTTCattttcagaaatgaaaacatttgtgaGATGATGCAAACATGTACTCAGTCTGACATATATGAAGACTTCTGCGATGGTAGCTACTTTAAAAATCATCCTTTATTTTCGACTAATAAGTTTGCTCTCCAAATTCAATTATACTATGACGAGTTTGAATGTGCAAATCCTCTTGGTTCCAAAAAAGGAATTCATAAAATTGGTTGCCTTTACTTCATTCTTAGAAATCTTGCTCCAAAGGTGAATTCTGCCCTCATGAACATCCATTTGGTATCTTTGTTCCATGCCCAAGATGTTAAGAAATATGGGATTGATGAAATACTGAAACCTTTAATAAGCGACTTGAAAATATTAGAAACTGTTGGGATTGCTGTTCCATTTGCTGAACAACCTGTATGTGGCACACTTGCCCTCATTACTGGTGATAACTTAGGTATGCATAGCATTCTTGGGTTCTTGGAATCATTTAGTGCAAATTATTTCTGTCGATTTTGCTTAATTGATAAATCTTCAGCTCAGTCAGTTTTCTCAGAGGATGACCCAAGTTTGACTTTAAGATCACCAGTACTAAATGATCAGCATTATGCCAGTTTGGTAGACGATCCAACACTAACCTCTTCTTTTGGCATCAAGAGGAAAAGCATGCTCAATACTTTGCAGTATTTCAATACTGGGGAAAACTATGCTGTCGATATCATGCATGATATTTTGGAAGGGGTTGGTCAATATGAGATAAAACTGCTTTTTGAATATCTGATTGAACATTTCATCTCTAAAGAAAGCTTGTTGAACAGGACGTATGCTTTTAATTATGGCTATATGGAAACTAAAAACAAGCCCACAAATATTAATCTTGACTGCGGAGGACATGGAATAGGCTTAAATGCATCGCAAACACTGTGTTTAGTCACAAACATACCTTTGATATTTGGTGACCTGGTACCAGATGATGATTTGCACTGGCGCTTGTTGCTCTTGTTGTTGAACATCATAAATATTGTGTTCTCTTACTCAATCACTGAGGGGATGACCGTTTATTTAAAGCACCTTATTATCGAACATCATAAACTCTTTAAAGAACTGTTCCCATTAAAAAACTTGCTTCCAAAACATCATTTTATGGTCCACTACCCAAGGTGCATTAGAAAGATCGGACCACTCATTCATATCTGGACCATGAGATTTGAAGCGAAACACAAGTTTTTTAAAGATTCTGTGAAGAACTTCAAAAATTTGACAGTTTCGCTTGCAAATAAACACCAGTTTGCAGTAGCATATCATTGGGAATGCTTGTCTTTAAAGACAGTTGAGTCTGGTCCAGTCAAAATGTGTTCACTTGAGACACTTgaattttcagaaaatataactgAATCTCTCCATGTTGATTCACAAGCCACTGTCAATCTCACAAAGTGGGTAAGATGTTGTGGTGTTGAGTATCGTGTTGGACTCTTTGTTTGCACGGGTACTGATGAAAACATGCCAGTTTTCAGCAAAATAACCTCAATCATTTTACACAATGGTAAagtgatttttgttttgattgagCATGAAACATTTTTCCATGATCACTTCCATGCTTTTCAAGTGAGTGAAAACCTACCAAGGAAGGTACTGGTTATAGAAAGGGAAAGATTAagacatttcaaatcttttgatGCCCAAATGTCATATGGGTGTGATTCACAATTTTATGTTGTATCAGAGAGTTGTATTATCTGA